The window CCGCCATATGGGATTGGAAGGGATGATCGAGGATGTGATCAGGCAATGTGACTTCTCCCTCAATGGCAATGGCCAGTATGCGAATCCCATGACCCTTGGTGAGGTGAAGGATGTGCGCAGCATTGCCAGGAAGATCACCAATGCCGAGAATGGATTGAAGCTGGAAACTGGGGAAGTGCAAACTGCCACCAAAGCGCCTGTGCTGGGCATCACCGGTACAGGTGGTGCGGGTAAATCTTCTGTGACCGATGAGATCGTTCGTCGCTTCCTGAATACTTTCACGGATAAGACCATTGCTGTTGTTTCCGTGGATCCTTCCAAAAAGAAGACCGGTGGCGCATTACTGGGCGACCGCATCAGGATGAACAGCATCAGTTCCCCCAGGGCCTATATGCGTTCCCTGGCCACCCGCGATGATAATACCGCCCTCAGCGCCTATGTGCAGGATGCCATTGAAATTTGCCGGGCTGCCGGCTTCGACCTGGTGATACTGGAGAGTGCAGGAGTGGGCCAGAGCGATGCCTCCATTCTTGATTACTGCGATGTTAGTCTCTACGTGATGACCCCCGAATATGGTGCAGCCTCACAGTTGGAGAAGATCAATATGCTCGATTACGCCGATGTAGTGGCGATCAATAAGTTTGACAAGAGTGGTGCACTGGATGCGCTGCATGATGTGCGCAAGCAATTCAAGCGCAACCATGGCCTCTGGACAGCAAAGGATGAAGAGTTGCCGATCGTGGGCACCATTGCCGCCCAGTTCAATGACAGCGGCGTGAATGAACTGTTCGAAAAGTTGCTGGTGACCATTGAGAAGAAGACAGGAGTACAGTTTGGTTCCATCGAACTGCATGCCCATACCAGCGATACCACTACCAAATCGCAGATCATCCCGCCCAGGAGGGTACGCTACCTGTCTGAGATAGCCGATAATAACCGCAACTACGACCTATGGGTGAAGGAGCAATGTACCATTGCTTCAAAGTTATACCAGGTCAATGGCGTGATCGGTGAGAAGGAAACCAGCCATATCCCGGAATTATTGAACCTGCGTCAAAAATTCGAATCGCAACTGCATCCGGAATGCAAGGCCCTGATCGACTCCTGGCCGGCGAAGCTTGAACAATACAACAAGGAATTCTTTGAATACCAGGTGCGCGATAAGGTGATTCGCCAACCCCTGACCACCACCTCCCTTAGTGGCACTACTATCAAGAAAGTGGTACTGCCCAGGTACAAGGATTGGGGTGATATCCTGCGCTGGCAATTGCAGGAGAATGTGCCGGGTGAGTTTCCCTATACTGCCGGCGTATTCGAGTTGAAGCGCCAGGGAGAAGACCCAACGCGCATGTTTGCCGGTGAAGGCGGACCCGAAAGAACCAATAAGCGCTTCCATTATGTATCGCATGACCAGCCGGCCAAGCGCCTTTCCACCGCCTTCGATTCGGTTACCCTTTACGGTGAGGATCCCGCTTATCGCCCGGATATCTATGGTAAGATCGGGAACAGCGGGGTAAGCATCGCTACCGTTGATGATGCCAAGAAACTCTACAGCGGTTTTGACCTCTGTGATCCCCGCACTTCTGTAAGCATGACCATCAATGGCCCTGCACCGATGCTGCTGGCCTTCTTCATGAATGCGGCCATTGACCAGGCCTGTGAGAAATGGATCGAGGCCAATAATTACTGGGATAAGGTGAATGAAGTGCTGGCGGCAAAATATGCCCACCTGCCCAAACCCGTGTATTACAACCCTGCGGCCCCTGAACGTTTGCCGGAAGGACATAATGGCCTGGGTTTGCGTTTGCTGGGATTGAGCGGTGATGAAGTGTTGCCGAAGGAAGTGTATGAGCAGATCAAGGCGGAAGCACTGAGCCAGGTACGTGGTACGGTGCAGGCCGATATCCTGAAAGAAGACCAGGCACAGAACACATGTATCTTCTCCACCGAGTTTGCACTGAAGCTGATGGGTGATGTGCAGGAATATTTTATCCAGCAGAAAGTGCGCAATTTCTACAGTGTTTCCATCAGTGGTTACCATATTGCGGAAGCGGGTGCCAATCCCATTACGCAGCTGGCCTTCACCCTGGCCAACGGTTTCACCTATGTGGAATATTACCTGAGCAGGGGTATGCATATCGATGATTTTGCCCCCAACCTCAGCTTCTTCTTCAGCAATGGCATGGACCCTGAATACAGTGTGATCGGCCGTGTGGCGCGCAGGATCTGGGCCAAGGCCATGAAGCAGAAATACAAGGGAAATGACAGGAGCCAGAAATTGAAATACCATATCCAGACCTCGGGCAGGTCGCTCCATGCCCAGGAGATCGATTTCAATGATATCCGCACTACCCTGCAGGCCTTGTATGCGATCTATGATAACTGTAACTCGCTGCACACGAACGCCTATGATGAAGCGATCACCACGCCTACGGAAGAGAGTGTTCGCAGGGCCATGGCCATCCAGTTGATCATCAACAGGGAATTGGGCAGTGCAAAGACGGAGAACTTCATCCAGGGCTCCTTCCTTATTGAAGAGTTGACCGACCTGGTGGAAGAAGCGGTACTGGCTGAGTTCGACAGGATCACGGAACGCGGCGGCGTACTGGGTGCCATGGAAAGGATGTACCAGCGCAATAAGATCCAGGAAGAAAGCCTGCATTATGAAATGCTGAAGCATACCGGTGAACTGCCGATCATTGGCGTGAATACCTTCCTCAATAAGAAAGGTTCACCCACCACCATTCCCAATGAAGTGATCAGGAGCACGAAGGAAGAGAAGGAGCAGCAGATCCAGAACCTGCATGCCTTCTGGAAGCGCAACGATGAAAAGCGTGAAGCAGCCTTGAAACGGTTGAAAGCAGTGGCTACCAATAACGGTAACCTCTTCGCGGAATTGATGGAGACGGTGAAGTATTGTTCCCTCGGCCAGATCACGCATGCGTTGTATGAGGTGGGTGGGCAGTATAGGAGGAACATGTAAGGCCCTCTGCGCTGCGCTGCGAGGGCACATGTGGAAATGTGGAAATGTGAACATGTGGAAATCTGCCTTCGCTGAAGCTACGGCAGACAAGGTGTGATTTTTACGCCAACCAGAAGGGGTGCCCAACCATTGCATATGTAACGCTTTGCCTGCCTTAGCTTTAGCATCGGCAGGTGAAGGATACGGGAAGAGCGCAAAGGGTGAACATCCTTTGCGCTCTTTTTTTATTTCAGTGGGGGACGACGGGGCTACCGTGTACCCACATCTTCACCTCAGCAGGGTCTCCCGAAGGGGACCCTGATGAATGGTTGGATGAAAATTCATTGGGGACTATTGAAGAGTACCACTATAGGGTGAAAAGATTTAACACTCCCCGTCACCCCCGTTGTGTTTTATGACCAACGGGTAGTTGGAAGATGAGCTTATCTGGTGGATGAATTAACTATTTTGCCTTTTCACCTCAGCAGGGTCTTCCGAAGGGGACCCTGATGAATGGTAGGGTTGAGATCAATCGGGGACTCTCTAAGAGAAGTCCTATGTGGTGATAATATGTAATAGCCCCCCGTCACCCCCGTTGTGTCTTCTGACCAACGGGTAGTTGGAAGATGAGCATAGCAGGTGGATGCATAAATCATTTCGCCATTTATACATCAGGGTCCCCTTCGGGAGACCCTGATGGGGTAAAGAAAAATACTGGATTCTAAATCATCAGCGTAAGAAATCATCGGTTAGGTATTATGGTTAACGTAAGAATCACTCCTCGCCCGCCGGAGCTTAAGCGCAGGCGGGTCTCCACATCTTCTCATCCTCTCCTCCCCATTTTTCCCTAGCTTCATAGCCCAAATCACATAAGGTATGAAATCCCTGATCCCTCTTTCCCTTTTGACCCTGGCGCTAACGGCCGGGGCACAACCGAAAAAAGGCCGGCAGCCGGCAGCGGCAACACCTGCCCCGGCACCTGATCATTCCCAATGGCTCAAGCCTGTTAAATGGCGCAATATCGGTCCCTTCCGTGGTGGCCGTTCCGTGGCTGTTGCCGGTGTGGTGAATGATCCCCAGACCTATTACATGGGTACCACCGGCGGTGGCGTATGGCGCACCCGCGATGCCGGTATGAGCTGGTCGAATATCTCAGACGGATTCTTCACTACAGGTTCTGTTGGCGCGATCGCCGTTGCGGAATCCGATCCCAATGTGGTGGTCGTAGGAATGGGGGAACACGCCCCGCGTGGGGTTATGACCTCCTATGGCGACGGGGTGTATAAGTCGACCGATGGCGGTGATACCTGGAAGAAGATGGGATTGGAAATGACCCGCCATATTGCTGCGATCAGGATCCATCCCAACAACCCCGATGTCATTTATGTGGCAGCACAAGGCGCCCTGCATGGACCTTCCGCTGACCGCGGTATTTACCAATCCACCGATGGCGGGCAGACCTGGAAAAAGATCTTCTATATCGATGAGAACACCGGCTGTGCCGACCTGAGCATGGATATGAATAATCCTCGTATCCTTTATGCTGCTATGTGGGACCATCGTCGTTTACCCTGGCAGGTTAAGAGTGGAGGCCCCGGCAGTGGTTTGTATAAGTCTGTAGATGGCGGCCAGACCTGGAAGCGTTTGGAAAATGGCATCCCTAAGGAACAGGGTAAGATGGCCATTGAAGTATCCAGGGCAAATTCCAAAAAAGTATATGCGCTGGTGGAGAGTGATACAGAGAAAGAGCAGGGTGGTTTATTTGTGAGCAATGATGGCGGGAATAGTTTCAATAGGATCAGCAAAGACCATCGCCTGACCCAGCGCGCCTGGTACTATATTGAGATCGCTACCGACCCGCTGAATGAGAACACTGTTTATGTGTTCAATTCACCCGGATTGAAATCGGCGGATGGGGGAAGGACATGGACCAATATCCGTGGCACCCATGGTGATTACCACCAGTTGTGGATCAATCCTAAGAACAGCAAGAACATGATCGTGGCCAATGATGGTGGCGCTGCCATCAGTTTCAATGGAGGCCAGATCTGGAGCCGCCAGGATAACCAGCCTACGGCGCAATTCTATCGCGTGAATGCGGATAACCGCTTCCCTTATTATGTGTACGGTGGGCAGCAGGATAATACTTCCGTGATGATCGCGAGCCGGAGCCTCAATGGCTATACCATTGGCGTGAATGACTGGTCCTATTCCGCCGGTGGTGAAAGTGCCTTCCTGGCATTCGACCCTGATAACCCTAAGTATGTTATGGGCGGAAGCTACCAGGGTACCATTGAATTGCTGGACCAGGAGATCAGGGAAGGCAAGGGGGTGATGGTGGCGCCCATCCAATACCAGGCACTGCAGCCCAAAGACATGAAGTACCGCTTCAACTGGAACGCGCCGATCATTTATTCGAAGCATGAACCCAATGCCTTTTACCATGCCGGTAACCGACTTTTCAAGACAACGGATATGGGCAAGAGCTGGACAGTTGTTTCGCCCGACCTGACCAGGCATGATACCAGCAAGATGGGCATCAGTGGGGTGCCTTATACCAATGAAGGCGCCGGGGGAGAGAACTATGCGACCTTATCGTATGTGGTGGAGTCGCCCCATGAAAAAGGCGTGATGTATACAGGTAGCGATGATGGCCTGGTGCATATAACGAGGGATGGTGGGGCCACCTGGGCCAATATCACCCCTGCCGGTATGCCCGAATGCCTGGTGAACAGCATTGAAGTATCGCCGCATGATAAGGCAACGGTCTATATCGCCTGTACAAAGTACAAGGAGAATGACTTTACGCCATTTATTTACCGCAGTAGCGATTATGGCAAGACCTGGACAAGGATCAATAATGGCATTCCTAACGGTGCCTATACGCGTGTGGTGAGGGAAGACGATGTGCGCAAAGGATTATTGTATGCCGGAACAGAGACAGGATTCTATATTTCCTATGACAACGGCAACCAGTGGAAGCAACTGCAGTTGAACCTGCCCGTTACCCCCATTACCGACCTGAAGGTTCATAAGGGTGACCTGGTTGCAGCTACCATGGGCCGTTCTTTCTGGATACTCGATGATCTTTACCTCTTGCGTTATGCGGATCAGTTGGCCGGTACCAAGACCCTGAAACTGATCCAGCCGGAAGATGCTTACCGGGTGAGCGGGGGAAGCCAGTTGGATGGGGAGATCGATGAGCATGGACCATCCAACCTGTTCAGTGGGATCAATGCTGCTTCAGGTTTGTCCTTGTACTACCAGTTGCCTGCATTGGCAGATAGCCAAAGGGTGCTGCTCACCATCCGCAACGAACAGGGAGAATTGGTGAGGCAGTTTGCTGATACTGCCGATAAGGATTATACAGGCTTCCCTGGTGGGCCATCACCTGAGCCAACACTTTCCCGTAAGGCAGGATTGAACCGCTTCTTCTGGGACCTTCGCTATCCTATCCTTCCGGGTGTGCCCACCGTATTCATTGAAGGAAGCTATGAAGGCCATAAGGTGCCGCCGGGAAATTATACCGTGACCATCCAGGCAGGCGGACAAAGCGAAACGGTAAACTTCAAGGTGCTGGCCGATTCAAGGATCAAAGCGACCCCGGCAGAATATGCCCAACAGCACCAGGTATTGCAGGCGGTTGAACAGGATATCCGTGAGATCCATGGATCAGTGCTGAAGATGCGCAAGGCAAAAGCACAGCTGGGTCAATTGCTTGACCTGGTGGAGAAGGATGCCAACTATACGGAAGTGTATAAGCAGGGCAAGGCTATCCTCAGGAAGATCAACAGTTGGGAAGATGATGTGGTACAGAATAAGGCGGAAAGCAATGATGATATCATCAACTTCGTCAATAAGATCAGTGCCGATTATATCTTCCTGAAAGGGGAGATGGATGTGAACATCCCCTATGTGACCGAAGGCCAAAAGGCGCAGCTGGCTGCCTTGCAGGGTCAGTGGAAGCCTTACAAGGACCGATACAACGAGATCATCAGCAAGGACCTGACCGCATTCAATGCATTATGCAGGAGCCTGAACATGGATAAGGTGTTGTTGCCTAAGTAAGCTGAAATAGAAATAGCAATGGTTTGGTGGAAGGGCAGTGGTGACAACCATCACTGCTTCTTACACCAAACCATTTTTCATTTGGGGAGGTAGCAACTTAGTGTGCTTCCCAAAAGTTTACCATCACTTCTCAAGTGTTGGTGGAAAAGTATAGTCGGTTACAAATGAATTGCTCCCGTCTTGTTTATCCCTGAGGTCAATATTGCTGTTGAAGGCTATAAAGGATCTTTTTGGCCGGTTCGGTCATTCCTGGGATAGTGTCCTGTAACCAATGCCTTTTGAAAGCAAGGATGGCCGCACTGCTGTCTTTGGTATCGAAGCCTACGATCTTCAGTGCCTGTAAATGGTCAAAGTATTCAGGTACGACCAATCCAGTGGTATCGCGGTACCAATGCCCGAAGCCTTTATCTGCCAGCTGCTTCCAGGGGAATCGCCAGTTAGGGTCGTTCTTCCTGGTGGGGGCAATATCACCATGGCCAATGAAATTGGCGGCGGGGATATTGTGGCGGACCTTCAGGGTGTCCAATAAACGCAGCAGGCTGTTGACCTGGCGTTCATCGAAGGATTCGAAGCCGTTATTGTCCAGTTCAATGCCAATGCTGGAGGAGTTGAGGTCTGTATTATTCCCCCATCTGGCCAAACCTGCATGGTGTGCCCTCAGGTAATCGTTGAGCATGTGGTGGATGGTACCATCCCTGCAGATCACGTAATGCGCACTCACCTGGGTGCGGGTGAGGGTAAAGGTCTTCAGGGTCTGTTCACAACTGTTCTGGGCAGTGTGGTGAATGACCACATAATTGGGCTTGCGCATGGAAAAATTGGTGGTGCCCACCCAATAGGCGGCATCATCCATGGAATTGGCCGGAGGCATTTCCCTCAATCTTCCCGCATAGGTTTTCGCCTGTTTGCGATAGGCTTTGTTGGTGCGGGCATAGGGGTTAGGGCTACAGGCAATAGCCACCATCGCCAGGAGGACGATGCTAACAACTATTTTTCGCATAATGGTCACTGTTGGGGTTTACCCTTTGGCTGTCCTGTCCTGTTACCGGGTTTGAAGTTCCTGCGTTTTTGCTGGCCTCCCTGACCTCCATGGCTTCCCTGGCCTTGTGGGCGCGACCTTCGCTGGGAAGGTTGGTAGGCAGGTGCAGGTCCCAATGCTTCCGGCACCGGCGCCTTTTCCACTTCTTTACCGATCAGCGCTTCAATGCGGGCAAAGCGGTTGATCTCCTTGTCGCTTACCAGGGTAATGGCCACGCCATCCTTTTCGGCCCTGGCCGTTCGGCCAATACGGTGCACATAGTCCTCACCATCATGTGGTACATCATAATTGACTACCACATCAATGGTGTCGATATCGATGCCCCTGCTGAGCACATCTGTTGCTACCAGTATGGGGATCCTGCCGCTCTTGAAGCCCAGCATGATATCTTCCCGGCCTGACTGTTCGAGGTCGGAGTGGATCTCGGATACATTCAGCTTGGCCCTTTTGAGCGACTGGGTGAGTTGTTTCACCGTTTGCTTGCGGGAGCAGAAAATGATGAGACTGCGAAAACTAAGTTCCTTCAGCAGGTTGGTCATCAGGGGAAGCTTTTGGGGTTCATATACCACATAGGCTTTCTGAACGATCTTCTCCGGCGGCTTGGAAATGGCGATATTCACTTCCACCGGCTGGTGCAGGATCTTTTTAGCCAGGGACCTGATCTTTT is drawn from Flavihumibacter rivuli and contains these coding sequences:
- a CDS encoding methylmalonyl-CoA mutase family protein yields the protein MGYSLTNKVRIITAASLFDGHDAAINIMRRIMQSKGAEIIHLGHNRSVHEIVEAAIEEDAQGIAITSYQGGHVEFFKYMKDLLEENGCGHIKIFGGGGGTILPEEIRELHHYGITRIYSPDDGRHMGLEGMIEDVIRQCDFSLNGNGQYANPMTLGEVKDVRSIARKITNAENGLKLETGEVQTATKAPVLGITGTGGAGKSSVTDEIVRRFLNTFTDKTIAVVSVDPSKKKTGGALLGDRIRMNSISSPRAYMRSLATRDDNTALSAYVQDAIEICRAAGFDLVILESAGVGQSDASILDYCDVSLYVMTPEYGAASQLEKINMLDYADVVAINKFDKSGALDALHDVRKQFKRNHGLWTAKDEELPIVGTIAAQFNDSGVNELFEKLLVTIEKKTGVQFGSIELHAHTSDTTTKSQIIPPRRVRYLSEIADNNRNYDLWVKEQCTIASKLYQVNGVIGEKETSHIPELLNLRQKFESQLHPECKALIDSWPAKLEQYNKEFFEYQVRDKVIRQPLTTTSLSGTTIKKVVLPRYKDWGDILRWQLQENVPGEFPYTAGVFELKRQGEDPTRMFAGEGGPERTNKRFHYVSHDQPAKRLSTAFDSVTLYGEDPAYRPDIYGKIGNSGVSIATVDDAKKLYSGFDLCDPRTSVSMTINGPAPMLLAFFMNAAIDQACEKWIEANNYWDKVNEVLAAKYAHLPKPVYYNPAAPERLPEGHNGLGLRLLGLSGDEVLPKEVYEQIKAEALSQVRGTVQADILKEDQAQNTCIFSTEFALKLMGDVQEYFIQQKVRNFYSVSISGYHIAEAGANPITQLAFTLANGFTYVEYYLSRGMHIDDFAPNLSFFFSNGMDPEYSVIGRVARRIWAKAMKQKYKGNDRSQKLKYHIQTSGRSLHAQEIDFNDIRTTLQALYAIYDNCNSLHTNAYDEAITTPTEESVRRAMAIQLIINRELGSAKTENFIQGSFLIEELTDLVEEAVLAEFDRITERGGVLGAMERMYQRNKIQEESLHYEMLKHTGELPIIGVNTFLNKKGSPTTIPNEVIRSTKEEKEQQIQNLHAFWKRNDEKREAALKRLKAVATNNGNLFAELMETVKYCSLGQITHALYEVGGQYRRNM
- a CDS encoding VPS10 domain-containing protein, translating into MKSLIPLSLLTLALTAGAQPKKGRQPAAATPAPAPDHSQWLKPVKWRNIGPFRGGRSVAVAGVVNDPQTYYMGTTGGGVWRTRDAGMSWSNISDGFFTTGSVGAIAVAESDPNVVVVGMGEHAPRGVMTSYGDGVYKSTDGGDTWKKMGLEMTRHIAAIRIHPNNPDVIYVAAQGALHGPSADRGIYQSTDGGQTWKKIFYIDENTGCADLSMDMNNPRILYAAMWDHRRLPWQVKSGGPGSGLYKSVDGGQTWKRLENGIPKEQGKMAIEVSRANSKKVYALVESDTEKEQGGLFVSNDGGNSFNRISKDHRLTQRAWYYIEIATDPLNENTVYVFNSPGLKSADGGRTWTNIRGTHGDYHQLWINPKNSKNMIVANDGGAAISFNGGQIWSRQDNQPTAQFYRVNADNRFPYYVYGGQQDNTSVMIASRSLNGYTIGVNDWSYSAGGESAFLAFDPDNPKYVMGGSYQGTIELLDQEIREGKGVMVAPIQYQALQPKDMKYRFNWNAPIIYSKHEPNAFYHAGNRLFKTTDMGKSWTVVSPDLTRHDTSKMGISGVPYTNEGAGGENYATLSYVVESPHEKGVMYTGSDDGLVHITRDGGATWANITPAGMPECLVNSIEVSPHDKATVYIACTKYKENDFTPFIYRSSDYGKTWTRINNGIPNGAYTRVVREDDVRKGLLYAGTETGFYISYDNGNQWKQLQLNLPVTPITDLKVHKGDLVAATMGRSFWILDDLYLLRYADQLAGTKTLKLIQPEDAYRVSGGSQLDGEIDEHGPSNLFSGINAASGLSLYYQLPALADSQRVLLTIRNEQGELVRQFADTADKDYTGFPGGPSPEPTLSRKAGLNRFFWDLRYPILPGVPTVFIEGSYEGHKVPPGNYTVTIQAGGQSETVNFKVLADSRIKATPAEYAQQHQVLQAVEQDIREIHGSVLKMRKAKAQLGQLLDLVEKDANYTEVYKQGKAILRKINSWEDDVVQNKAESNDDIINFVNKISADYIFLKGEMDVNIPYVTEGQKAQLAALQGQWKPYKDRYNEIISKDLTAFNALCRSLNMDKVLLPK
- a CDS encoding N-acetylmuramoyl-L-alanine amidase translates to MRKIVVSIVLLAMVAIACSPNPYARTNKAYRKQAKTYAGRLREMPPANSMDDAAYWVGTTNFSMRKPNYVVIHHTAQNSCEQTLKTFTLTRTQVSAHYVICRDGTIHHMLNDYLRAHHAGLARWGNNTDLNSSSIGIELDNNGFESFDERQVNSLLRLLDTLKVRHNIPAANFIGHGDIAPTRKNDPNWRFPWKQLADKGFGHWYRDTTGLVVPEYFDHLQALKIVGFDTKDSSAAILAFKRHWLQDTIPGMTEPAKKILYSLQQQY
- a CDS encoding DEAD/DEAH box helicase; the encoded protein is MKFSELNLDPELMEGIDATGYVTLTPIQEQVMPPILEGKDIIASAQTGTGKTAAFLLPILSKLIAHRHEGHISAIIIVPTRELAVQIAQHVEGIAYFTPISSIAIYGGGDGNAFVTEKKALTNGVDLVICTPGKMIAHLNMGYVSLKHLQFLVLDEADRMLDMGFHDDIMRIIRQIPEKRQTLLFSATMPEKIRSLAKKILHQPVEVNIAISKPPEKIVQKAYVVYEPQKLPLMTNLLKELSFRSLIIFCSRKQTVKQLTQSLKRAKLNVSEIHSDLEQSGREDIMLGFKSGRIPILVATDVLSRGIDIDTIDVVVNYDVPHDGEDYVHRIGRTARAEKDGVAITLVSDKEINRFARIEALIGKEVEKAPVPEALGPAPAYQPSQRRSRPQGQGSHGGQGGQQKRRNFKPGNRTGQPKGKPQQ